In a genomic window of Thalassotalea piscium:
- the moaE gene encoding molybdopterin synthase catalytic subunit MoaE, with protein MISVQQKDFNVGDEYHALIQDARSEGAVVTFVGLVRDVNQGNSVKELTLEHYPGMTEKSLKSIVQQAKQRWDLGKVRVIHRVGQLALSDQIVFVGVTSRHREVAFEACQFIMDYLKNQAPFWKKESTEQGDKWVDFNDKDQQAMLRWQE; from the coding sequence ATGATATCTGTGCAGCAAAAAGACTTTAACGTAGGTGATGAGTATCATGCACTAATTCAAGATGCTCGTTCGGAAGGGGCCGTTGTTACTTTCGTTGGTTTAGTGCGCGATGTTAATCAAGGTAATTCGGTTAAAGAATTAACCTTAGAGCATTATCCAGGTATGACAGAAAAATCATTGAAAAGTATAGTGCAGCAAGCTAAGCAGCGCTGGGATTTAGGTAAGGTTCGAGTAATTCATCGAGTAGGGCAATTAGCGCTGAGTGATCAAATTGTCTTTGTGGGTGTAACCAGTCGTCATCGCGAAGTTGCATTTGAGGCTTGCCAATTTATTATGGATTACTTAAAAAATCAGGCGCCATTTTGGAAAAAAGAAAGCACTGAGCAGGGTGATAAATGGGTTGATTTTAATGATAAAGATCAACAAGCTATGTTACGTTGGCAAGAGTAA
- the moaD gene encoding molybdopterin converting factor subunit 1, which translates to MNKILFFGQLKERLGCANTQVELPYPSSVAQVKAKLQQRGGLWLQLLEQGTVLSAVNQTMASDDYVINTGDEIAFFPPVTGG; encoded by the coding sequence ATGAATAAAATACTTTTTTTTGGTCAACTTAAAGAACGTTTAGGGTGTGCTAACACTCAAGTAGAGTTGCCATACCCAAGTTCAGTTGCACAAGTTAAGGCTAAGTTACAGCAACGTGGTGGTCTTTGGCTGCAATTATTAGAGCAAGGTACTGTGTTATCTGCGGTTAATCAAACAATGGCAAGCGACGACTATGTGATTAACACCGGTGATGAAATTGCATTTTTCCCCCCAGTGACAGGTGGTTAA
- the modB gene encoding molybdate ABC transporter permease subunit — MDAWQSDALALWLTLKLALFTVVILLIIGLPLAWWLSRYHGRGKSIIQALIAMPLVLPPTVLGFYLLIFFSPQSWFGSLWVTVTGQQLVFSFTGILLGSLIYSLPFVVQPLYSGFCQLGRQYESVAASLGLNSTKRMLYIVLPMIKPAIITAATLGFAHTLGEFGLVLMIGGNLPGETQVMSIALYNHVEALDYEKAHVLALILLLSSFFSLILLYKFNRPSMFES; from the coding sequence ATGGATGCTTGGCAGTCTGATGCACTTGCGTTATGGCTAACTCTTAAACTTGCGCTATTTACCGTGGTTATTTTATTGATTATTGGACTGCCATTAGCATGGTGGTTATCGCGTTACCATGGTCGAGGCAAGTCTATTATACAAGCGCTCATTGCAATGCCATTGGTGCTTCCTCCAACGGTGCTAGGGTTTTATTTGTTGATATTTTTTTCACCACAATCTTGGTTTGGCAGTTTGTGGGTTACGGTAACAGGGCAGCAATTAGTCTTTAGTTTTACGGGTATTTTATTAGGTTCACTTATTTATTCTTTACCTTTTGTTGTACAACCACTCTATTCAGGTTTTTGTCAATTAGGACGCCAGTATGAAAGTGTAGCGGCCAGTTTGGGCTTAAATTCAACTAAACGCATGTTATACATAGTATTGCCTATGATAAAACCGGCTATTATTACTGCTGCCACACTTGGCTTTGCACATACGCTAGGGGAGTTTGGTTTGGTGTTGATGATTGGTGGTAACTTACCCGGTGAAACACAAGTAATGTCGATCGCGCTTTATAATCATGTAGAAGCTCTCGATTATGAGAAAGCACATGTGTTAGCCTTGATTTTATTGCTAAGCTCTTTTTTTAGCTTAATTTTATTATATAAGTTTAATCGTCCGTCTATGTTTGAGTCTTAA
- the modA gene encoding molybdate ABC transporter substrate-binding protein, with product MYKHIIGTFFLLSLFQPCAIAKELRVAVASNFHHALTLLSRQFEQETGIKVKLSSGASGLLYAQVVRGAPFDLFFSADVERPELLESQGLTTNRNTYVYGRIALWSPQSKAIVGQSFLTNFDQRLAIANPRLAPYGKAAEQTLAYLKLSTKFNSTLILGNNINQTFQFVDSGNVLAGFVAYSLLKNQSINNNYWLVPQTFHGPIAQQVVLLKASKHKKAAQALLEFILSASTQTKLQTMGYSSVNKAIALGAI from the coding sequence ATGTATAAACACATAATTGGTACTTTTTTTTTATTAAGCCTATTTCAACCCTGTGCTATAGCCAAAGAATTACGTGTTGCGGTAGCAAGTAATTTTCATCATGCGCTCACTCTACTATCTCGTCAGTTTGAGCAAGAAACTGGCATAAAAGTTAAATTATCTTCAGGCGCTAGCGGACTACTTTATGCGCAAGTGGTTCGGGGCGCTCCATTCGATTTGTTTTTTTCAGCTGATGTAGAGCGCCCAGAGTTACTTGAAAGCCAAGGTTTAACAACTAATAGAAATACCTATGTTTACGGGCGTATAGCGTTATGGTCGCCTCAGAGCAAAGCAATTGTTGGTCAGTCGTTTTTAACTAACTTTGATCAACGATTAGCGATTGCTAACCCCCGGCTAGCACCTTATGGAAAGGCGGCTGAACAAACGTTAGCGTATTTAAAGCTAAGCACTAAGTTTAATTCAACCCTTATATTAGGTAATAATATTAATCAAACATTTCAATTTGTTGACTCAGGTAATGTGCTTGCTGGTTTTGTTGCCTATTCACTATTAAAAAATCAGTCAATTAATAATAATTATTGGCTGGTACCGCAAACGTTTCACGGGCCAATTGCTCAACAAGTTGTTTTATTAAAAGCATCAAAGCATAAAAAAGCAGCACAAGCTTTGCTTGAATTTATACTTTCTGCTTCTACTCAAACTAAATTACAAACAATGGGCTACAGCTCAGTAAATAAAGCAATTGCTTTAGGTGCTATTTAA
- a CDS encoding ATP-binding cassette domain-containing protein: MSLSIKLCHPLDNNTASAFVLELDLMLSIKEHVVGVFGDSGAGKSTLLKHIAGIVQTRGKQIVYYQDDITALLPEHSPCCYQNQHGYLFSHLTVKQNLALVLRHGNYSDTVPFTFDEVIKWCNLLPLLEQNISTLSGGEIQRIAFARSLLSGKSLILLDEPFSALDWQTREQMLRLLPWLKANYGIEFIIVSHSLRELSLVASYIVILKQGKVIKHGVSNEIITRYSQGHGQQAVTALRGKVIEHIEKYQLAKVLLDGENEQAVTVHANDMYQGNVLLSLNANKVSLSKTKPSLTSIVNLLKVTVRKIERQPSAALITLALNEQLILAEISLMSLDKLTLAIDEQVYAQFKVL, from the coding sequence ATGAGTTTATCGATAAAGCTCTGTCATCCCTTAGATAATAATACAGCGTCAGCTTTTGTGCTTGAGCTTGATTTAATGCTTTCGATAAAAGAACATGTTGTGGGTGTTTTTGGAGATTCTGGTGCAGGTAAGTCGACCTTGCTTAAACATATAGCGGGTATCGTTCAAACCAGGGGAAAGCAAATTGTTTACTATCAAGACGATATTACTGCGTTATTGCCCGAACATTCACCTTGTTGCTATCAAAATCAGCATGGCTATTTATTTTCTCATTTAACAGTGAAACAAAATTTAGCGTTGGTGCTAAGGCACGGAAATTATAGTGATACTGTGCCTTTTACTTTCGATGAAGTTATTAAATGGTGCAACCTTTTACCTTTACTTGAACAGAATATATCAACGTTGTCAGGCGGAGAAATACAGCGTATTGCTTTTGCCCGCAGCTTGTTGTCGGGTAAATCATTAATTCTATTGGATGAACCATTTTCAGCTTTAGATTGGCAAACACGAGAGCAAATGCTTAGATTGCTCCCTTGGTTGAAAGCCAATTATGGCATTGAATTTATAATTGTTAGTCATTCACTACGTGAGTTGAGTTTAGTCGCCAGTTATATTGTTATATTAAAGCAGGGTAAAGTGATTAAGCATGGCGTTAGTAATGAAATTATCACTCGTTATAGTCAAGGGCATGGCCAACAAGCGGTAACAGCTTTACGCGGTAAAGTTATTGAGCATATTGAAAAGTACCAATTAGCAAAAGTGTTACTCGATGGAGAAAATGAACAAGCAGTGACTGTGCATGCTAATGATATGTATCAAGGTAATGTGTTGTTATCACTTAACGCGAACAAAGTGAGTTTATCTAAAACTAAGCCAAGCCTCACCAGTATTGTAAACTTATTGAAAGTGACAGTGCGAAAGATTGAACGCCAACCAAGTGCTGCACTCATCACACTGGCATTAAATGAACAGTTAATTTTAGCTGAAATATCACTAATGTCGTTAGATAAACTGACATTAGCGATTGATGAACAAGTTTATGCCCAGTTTAAGGTTTTATAG
- a CDS encoding ribonuclease H family protein yields the protein MAKKHYVVWKGEKTGVFDNWGTVQRLTAGRSDAQFMGFPSKEEAEGAFKSSYTKALMNRSKNKSGSAISSGTKASGNKSTSASPVIKADIQIYCDGACSPNPGKSGTGLAVYQHNKLTQLWYGLYNANGTNNTAELNGMLAAFKLAKQYLLTHESVQVLSDSKYSIDSITKWAVGWKNKGWKKANGEAIKNPELVQACFSLYQEIKDKVTVTHVKGHANNEGNELSDRMAVYARIHKEVGLVRFTETLDIKTILAMESG from the coding sequence ATGGCTAAAAAACATTACGTTGTTTGGAAAGGTGAAAAAACGGGCGTTTTTGACAACTGGGGCACTGTGCAACGCTTAACAGCCGGACGTTCTGATGCTCAATTTATGGGGTTTCCTTCAAAAGAAGAAGCAGAGGGCGCCTTTAAATCAAGTTATACCAAAGCACTAATGAACCGTTCAAAAAATAAAAGTGGTTCGGCTATAAGTTCTGGCACTAAAGCATCAGGCAATAAATCAACAAGTGCGTCTCCAGTAATTAAAGCCGACATTCAAATATACTGTGATGGTGCTTGCTCGCCTAATCCAGGTAAGTCAGGAACTGGTCTAGCTGTATATCAACATAATAAACTTACGCAATTATGGTACGGTTTATATAATGCTAATGGCACAAATAACACAGCAGAATTAAACGGAATGCTTGCTGCATTTAAACTTGCTAAACAATACTTATTAACACATGAAAGCGTGCAAGTTTTATCTGACTCTAAATACTCAATAGACAGCATAACTAAATGGGCAGTAGGCTGGAAAAATAAAGGCTGGAAAAAGGCAAATGGCGAGGCAATTAAAAATCCAGAATTAGTACAAGCATGTTTCAGCTTATACCAAGAAATTAAAGACAAGGTTACTGTTACTCATGTTAAAGGGCATGCCAATAATGAAGGTAATGAGTTATCAGATCGTATGGCGGTATACGCTCGTATTCATAAAGAAGTGGGCTTGGTACGTTTTACAGAAACACTAGATATTAAAACAATATTGGCGATGGAGTCTGGTTAA
- the moaC gene encoding cyclic pyranopterin monophosphate synthase MoaC, whose product MLTHVNEQGQANMVDVTDKSNTVRIATAQGAISMNSQTIAAIKDNSNKKGDVIATARIAGIQAAKKCADLIPLCHPLALTKVELNFDINEEEQKIFVSGMCKLTGKTGVEMEALTAVSVALLTLFDMCKASDPLMEISGIKVMDKQGGKTGHWQR is encoded by the coding sequence GAGCAAGGCCAAGCTAATATGGTTGATGTTACTGATAAAAGTAATACAGTACGTATAGCTACAGCACAAGGTGCTATTTCAATGAATAGCCAAACTATTGCTGCAATAAAAGATAACAGTAATAAAAAGGGTGATGTTATTGCCACTGCTCGTATCGCTGGTATTCAAGCCGCAAAAAAGTGTGCTGACTTAATTCCTTTATGTCATCCGTTAGCATTAACTAAAGTTGAACTTAACTTCGACATTAATGAAGAAGAACAAAAAATTTTTGTCTCTGGTATGTGCAAACTAACCGGTAAAACAGGCGTAGAAATGGAAGCACTTACTGCGGTTAGTGTGGCATTATTAACATTATTTGATATGTGTAAAGCAAGTGATCCATTGATGGAAATATCTGGCATTAAAGTAATGGATAAACAAGGCGGTAAAACAGGGCATTGGCAGCGCTAA